The Vigna unguiculata cultivar IT97K-499-35 chromosome 6, ASM411807v1, whole genome shotgun sequence genome contains a region encoding:
- the LOC114188075 gene encoding 3-hydroxy-3-methylglutaryl-coenzyme A reductase 1-like has protein sequence MDLRRRSSSAAAKASDALPLPLHLTNAFFFTLFFSVAYYLLNRWRDKIRASSPLHLLSLSDIAAVFALLASVIYLLGFFGIHFVQSFVTRPADDDVEPSECTSLDKVDGQENVMMADSVTKGASQPSPLHCTEPVKLVACGVDNGIMEPVLKEVVSSVDRVYHDEDDVVIDSVVNGNVPSYSLESRLGDCRRAAAIRREALQRTTGRSLGGLPLEGFDYNAILGQCCEMPVGYVQVPVGVAGPLLLDGAEYTVPMATTEGCLVASTNRGCKAIYASGGATSVVLRDGMSRAPVVRFATANRASELKFFLEDPLNFDTLAVIFNKSSRFGRLQTIKCSIAGRNVYLRFTCSTGDAMGMNMVSKGVQNVLDFLHSDFPDMDVIGISGNYCSDKKPAAVNWIEGRGKSVVCEATIKEHIVKKVLKTSVAALVELNMLKNLAGSAVAGALGGYNAHASNIVSAIFIATGQDPAQNVESSHCITMMEAVNDGRDLHVSVTMPSIEVGTVGGGTQLPSQSACLNLLGLKGASKDSPGSNSRVLATIVAGSVLAGELSLMSAIAAGQLVKSHMKYNRSSRDMSRVSS, from the exons ATGGACCTCCGCCGTCGATCCTCTTCCGCCGCCGCCAAGGCCTCCGACGCTCTCCCCCTCCCCCTCCACCTCACCAACGCCTTCTTCTTCACCCTCTTCTTCTCCGTCGCCTACTACCTCCTCAACCGCTGGCGCGACAAGATCCGCGCCTCCTCCCCCCTCCACCTCCTCTCCCTCTCCGACATCGCCGCCGTCTTCGCCCTCCTCGCCTCCGTCATCTACCTCCTTGGCTTCTTCGGCATTCACTTTGTCCAGTCCTTCGTTACCCGTCCTGCCGACGACGACGTAGAACCATCGGAATGCACCTCCCTCGACAAAGTCGACGGCCAAGAAAACGTCATGATGGCCGACTCAGTAACCAAGGGAGCTTCACAACCTTCTCCACTTCACTGTACGGAACCAGTGAAACTTGTTGCGTGCGGAGTCGACAATGGCATCATGGAACCGGTTCTTAAAGAAGTTGTTTCCTCCGTTGACAGAGTCTATCATGATGAAGACGACGTCGTAATCGACTCTGTCGTAAACGGGAATGTTCCGTCGTACTCTCTTGAATCGCGTCTCGGCGATTGTCGCAGGGCTGCGGCGATCCGGCGAGAGGCGCTTCAAAGGACCACGGGACGGTCGCTAGGAGGACTGCCTCTGGAGGGGTTTGATTACAATGCAATTCTCGGGCAGTGTTGTGAGATGCCGGTGGGGTATGTACAGGTTCCGGTGGGGGTGGCGGGGCCGCTGCTGCTGGACGGGGCGGAGTACACGGTGCCGATGGCGACAACGGAGGGGTGTCTGGTGGCGAGCACGAACAGAGGGTGCAAGGCGATCTACGCGTCCGGTGGCGCTACTAGTGTGGTGTTGAGGGATGGGATGAGTAGGGCGCCAGTTGTGAGATTCGCGACGGCAAATAGGGCTTCGGAGTTGAAGTTCTTTCTGGAAGATCCTCTCAATTTTGATACCTTGGCCGTCATTTTCAACAA ATCAAGTAGATTTGGCAGACTTCAAACCATTAAGTGCTCTATTGCGGGGAGGAATGTTTATCTTAGATTTACCTGTAGTACGGGTGATGCCATGGGAATGAACATGGTTTCCAAAGGGGTTCAGAATGTTCTTGATTTCCTTCACAGTGATTTTCCTGATATGGATGTTATCGGCATCTCTG GAAATTACTGTTCGGACAAGAAACCTGCTGCAGTAAATTGGATTGAGGGACGTGGGAAGTCAGTAGTATGTGAAGCAACTATCAAAGAACATATAGTGAAAAAGGTGTTGAAGACGAGTGTGGCAGCTTTGGTTGAGCTTAACATGCTCAAAAACCTTGCTGGCTCTGCTGTTGCTGGTGCACTTGGTGGATACAATGCTCATGCCAGCAACATTGTTTCTGCCATTTTTATAGCCACTGGTCAAGATCCGGCCCAGAATGTTGAGAGTTCCCATTGCATAACTATGATGGAAGCTGTGAACGACGGGAGAGATCTTCACGTCTCCGTGACCATGCCTTCCATAGAG GTGGGCACAGTGGGGGGTGGAACTCAACTACCATCTCAATCTGCATGCTTGAATCTTCTTGGTCTGAAGGGTGCAAGCAAGGATTCACCAGGATCAAACTCAAGGGTTTTGGCGACCATTGTTGCTGGATCTGTTCTAGCAGGGGAGCTGTCACTGATGTCTGCTATAGCTGCAGGGCAGTTAGTGAAGAGCCACATGAAATACAACAGATCAAGCAGAGATATGTCTAGAGTGTCATCTTGA